The following are encoded in a window of Pristis pectinata isolate sPriPec2 chromosome 1, sPriPec2.1.pri, whole genome shotgun sequence genomic DNA:
- the cinp gene encoding cyclin-dependent kinase 2-interacting protein isoform X1 yields the protein MEDSCSKSGLMTPRKTDLNNSSRKIKDNAADWHNLILKWETYNDAGFSIANKIVNIKLNHKSNQTRQEPSDGDDDDDDFTAHRGKATLEYNKELEQHCTELLNFLNKMIKLVLKMEKLCATMKGINDLDTYHYGETGRQIPLFHTWPTKYFYTISVELLEMYKKELQLKSLIVQEIAHTSSCNLMMVQLSSWLYQPYIEEKATLLVESMLLETGHRVL from the exons ATGGAAG attCATGTTCTAAATCAGGTTTAATGACTCCAAGAAAAACAGACTTGAATAACAGTTCCAGAAAAATAAAGGACAATGCTGCAGATTGGCATAACCTCATACTGAAATGGGAAACTTATAATGATGCAGGATTCTCAATCGCAAATAAAATTGTTAACATTAAACTCAACCACAA GAGTAATCAAACCAGACAGGAACCATCtgatggtgatgatgatgatgatgattttaCTGCTCATCGTGGAAAAGCTACCTTGGAATACAACAAAGAACTTGAGCAACATTGCACTGAATTGTTGAATTTCCTTAACAAAATG ATCAAATTGGTATTGAAGATGGAAAAGCTTTGTGCAACTATGAAAGGAATAAATGATCTTGACACTTACCACTATGGTGAAACAGGAAGACAAATACCTCTATTTCACACATGGCCCACAAAATATTTCT ATACGATCTCAGTTGAGTTACTGGAGATGTACAAAAAAGAACTGCAGCTAAAGAGTTTAATTGTTCAAGAGATTGCCCACACTAGTAGCTGTAATCTTATGATGGTGCAGCTGTCTTCCTGGCTGTACCAGCCTTACATAGAAGAAAAGGCCACACTTCTGGTTGAAAGTATGCTACTGGAAACTGGACACAGGGTTCTGTAA
- the cinp gene encoding cyclin-dependent kinase 2-interacting protein isoform X2 gives MEGLMTPRKTDLNNSSRKIKDNAADWHNLILKWETYNDAGFSIANKIVNIKLNHKSNQTRQEPSDGDDDDDDFTAHRGKATLEYNKELEQHCTELLNFLNKMIKLVLKMEKLCATMKGINDLDTYHYGETGRQIPLFHTWPTKYFYTISVELLEMYKKELQLKSLIVQEIAHTSSCNLMMVQLSSWLYQPYIEEKATLLVESMLLETGHRVL, from the exons ATGGAAG GTTTAATGACTCCAAGAAAAACAGACTTGAATAACAGTTCCAGAAAAATAAAGGACAATGCTGCAGATTGGCATAACCTCATACTGAAATGGGAAACTTATAATGATGCAGGATTCTCAATCGCAAATAAAATTGTTAACATTAAACTCAACCACAA GAGTAATCAAACCAGACAGGAACCATCtgatggtgatgatgatgatgatgattttaCTGCTCATCGTGGAAAAGCTACCTTGGAATACAACAAAGAACTTGAGCAACATTGCACTGAATTGTTGAATTTCCTTAACAAAATG ATCAAATTGGTATTGAAGATGGAAAAGCTTTGTGCAACTATGAAAGGAATAAATGATCTTGACACTTACCACTATGGTGAAACAGGAAGACAAATACCTCTATTTCACACATGGCCCACAAAATATTTCT ATACGATCTCAGTTGAGTTACTGGAGATGTACAAAAAAGAACTGCAGCTAAAGAGTTTAATTGTTCAAGAGATTGCCCACACTAGTAGCTGTAATCTTATGATGGTGCAGCTGTCTTCCTGGCTGTACCAGCCTTACATAGAAGAAAAGGCCACACTTCTGGTTGAAAGTATGCTACTGGAAACTGGACACAGGGTTCTGTAA